cacacctggctcagatagagacaggattaaaaccccacaattaacatacaaatgaaactgccccctatacagcaggaagataccttctgtctccaaccccctgaatgttctagtctaggttaggacaatagaatgtaaattactgtaacctggttaagatttcacacctgtatgcaagaaCCTGTGAATCTATGACCGAGAATAACCCCAAATGGGAAGAATttagagcatgcccttcttcattggacagcgaaaacaaagatattcgtccaacatgtcaccatgccaacgaagagccaataaggatgggttttacgcacaagagtgaaaagtaaccgcccctgtggcgggagaatCAAAACCGATGGTTgatcttgattcggggcgaatattttgtggaagcctGAGGGttaagcaaatatttgaccgctgcagtatatttcatgtattttgacttatcagttcatattaataaatctaaatgttcattcggaccgaagccttgtccttcttcagagattctgatacacgCAAATTCTtaacactgtacattttcatacttttttagCGGTCTGCTGTGGGAAACCAAGCCACAGCACTGGCACTGCAAGCACGATGCTTTTACTAGATATGCTAAATTGGACCACTTAAGCGTTGTATTGTAAGAGGGCCACCAATTGCAGAAATTGCTGACTGCTACCTGTTTGAGAGGTTCTGTTCAGACAATCTTTATGAAATTGTTTGTTAAGCTTGAGCtagtctagagccaacattacCATAAATCTTCGGTCTTGAGCTAGAATAAGTGTTATGAAGCATATAAAACAGGGTGTTCATGCAAAACAatgctgttgtttgttttttcctgtGACAATCAATAGCTTGGTGAGATCCGATTTCATGATCAACaattctacaaaacaaaagTGGTGTTGCACTTTTTCTCTGTGATgcaaggtgtgctgtggtatctggcactaagacttagcagcagattctttaagtcctgtaagttgcgaggtggggcctccatggataggacttgtttgtccagcacatctcacaaatgctcgattggattgagatctggagaatttggaggccaagtcaacaccttggacttgttgttgtgttcctcaaaccattcctgaaccatttttacttttactgaaagagaccaatgccatcagggaataccattgccatgaaagggtgcacatggtctgcaacaatgctcaagtaggtGGTActgtacgtgtcaaagtaacatccacatgaatggtaggacccaaggtttcccagcagaacattgcccaaagcatcacactgcctccgccggcttgtcttcttcccatagtgcatcctggtgccatttcttctccaggtaagcgacgcacatgcactcagccatccacgtgatgtaaaacaaaacgtgattcatcagaccaggccaccttcttccattgctccatggtacAATGCTGATGCTCACGTACCTATTGTAGGCGcttgtggacaggggtcagcattgGCAACATATTAAGGAGATAAAACTTGTAtcattgtccaattatttctggacctaactgtagacactgctccaaaaattgaagggaacacttaaatcacacatcgggtgaaggaaatatataaaaaatctaaatatttacTTTATGCTGTATAATTCGTTgtataatgtgactcagtagtgcgTATGGCTCCcatgtgtctgtatgcactTCCTACAACATCTGGGTATGCTCTTGACGAGATGGTGGATGGAGTCCTAGGGGATCTCctctcagacctggatcagggcaacagtgagctcctggacagtatCTGGTGCTGCTTTGGggtgttggatgcaccgatacataatgtcccacaggttctcaattggatttagtcaatgacatcaatgccttcatcatctaggaactgcctacactctgggcacatgaggccgggcattgtcctgcaccaggaggaacccagggcccattgcaccagtgtaaggtctgacgatgggtctgagtaTGTCATCCCAGTACCTAGCAGCAGTCAGGGTATCGTTGgttagcacgtggaggtctgtgcgaccctatcacgatatgcctccccagatcatcactgacccTAAaacggtcatgctggatgatgttgcaggcagcataacattcaccacgacGCCTCCaaactctttcacatctgtcacgtgctcagtgagaacctgctgtcatctgtgaaagaacagggtgccaatggtggacctgccaattctggtgccaatggtggacctgccaattcaaTCTGCAAattgctgggctgtgagcacacgTGCCACGTtatcaggccctcatgccaccctcatggagtctgtttctgacagaaacatgcacaccagtagcccgctggaggtcattttgtagggctccaGGAGTGCTCCTCCAGTGCTCCTCTTGTGTTCCCCCTGAGACGACTCAAGAAATTTGACATGTCTGTAacaactctcaccaacttctacaggtgcaccattgaaagcatcgtctcaggctgcattactgcctggtatatCTATAATATGCCAATCTACTACTCATATTGCTGTTAGTTGTGACGGTGAAGTGACGGACAGCCATGTCATCTCCCGCTTTCCCCGGTTTACTTTTCatacacgaacacatcccggacttgtctcTGATTATCACCCACACCTGGTCCCAATCCGgtcgttagtatgtgtttaaatgttgctcctctgctcccctcatttgttggtcattgttgctTGTCTATGTTTGTTGATGTACGTGTTGAGTGGTCTGCGGTCCACTTTGGTTTAtctcttttgttttttatgttttcggTGCGCAGTGTTaattttgattaaaaaacacATCATCGACTGCCACCCCGCCTGTGCCTggtttccttcctctccacccctATGCCAATCGTGAcactagtttacagtactctttatAAAATGCTGCTAATTTTAAAGTGTTATGTACTTTATATattgccatgtcacaataatttcattgtgcaggatgacgctgtcttattcggtgcatttgacaaataaactggAAACTTGTTCCTCCtggcacaaaggagcagataccgttcctgctgctgggttgatgcccatctacggccctgtccagctctcctgaTGTAACAGCCTGTCTCTTGGTATCTcatccatgctcttgagactgtactgggagacacagcaagcATTTTGTATGGATGTGCCACCCTGGTGGAGCAGGACTGCCTTGCAAAATGtgaaactagagaagaatcatttaggaaggataaggagagcgcaattgtctgtggccaccaacaACAAAACCATTCagtttttgggggttgtctagctgttgcctctccagtgcacatgttgtcactttcatttgcaccaacattttttttttacatcatttatgttttttgtgtaaatacataaaacaaaagcaattaagTTTACACTTGCTGGCTGGTCAAAAACCTATATTTTAAGGCCATGCCTTCAATTCAACAAAAGGTTGTGGACTTCAGAGAGGTTCCTATAGATTATTTGCTTTTTTACCTGGAAAGAATCCACTGGCAACATTTTAGAACCACAAAAGTTCATTTCAGAAACGTTTATTTTTTATGAGTGTAATGCAAAACTTTTTTCATAAGGTGTATGACTTTTTATCAAGGGTTCTTCATCAAACCGTAGCAACTGTCAGGTTTATTTGTAGGCCAAAAAAAGAGATTAAGAAAGGATAATAGACACAATCTGTCCCTTGTTCTATTTTTCAAGTGCAAACATACACATTTGaactgaatatatttttttatgaacaggaatgtAGTAGAAAGACTGAATTGACATAAAAACCCCAATaggaaattcacattttacacataTTTCAAATCAATGTAAACACAAATTTCTTGGTCTTGGCATTGTCTTCTGTCCAATGTTTTGAAggaaacatgtttcaaaatgaagCACATGGAATAGATTTCTCTCCTGTTGGGAAAGAGGGAAGGTGTTCATACAGAACTTTATTTATACTGTATTAAACCTATCATCTGACAAACACAATATGACACAAATGTGCACATACAGATATTAATTTCCTGCAAATAAGAAAATACTTACTTTTGGCATATTGAAGGTTAAAAGGATATTGTAAAGTCAGCAATTTCCACTATAATATGTCAGACTTAATTTGACTCAAATTAACTGAAAATTAATTAAACACTGATCAAATGTTCAATAGTATGCTAATTCACATTTTCTGGTGCTGAATGCTTATTTTACAATTGTGAGAATTGGGTCATATCCTACATTGTACACAGCATACCTAGGCAAAGACAAAGTAGACAATCACTGCACAGCCAACGATCCAGGCCACAATGAGTAGAACAGGGAACAGCCTGCGGGGCGACTCCACGTTACTTGAAGCTGCATAAAAAACACATCAGAACACCTAGATACACATCGTTGTGGGGCCCAGAGTTATTATTTTCTATGTGGTATGTAGAGTACATTCAGGAAGTATTTAGAACCCTCCACTTTTTCCAAATTCTGGAACATTACAGACATATTTTAAAAAGGACTAGAGGGGCATTTCACTCCTTAATGTATTCATTCctaatgtttacagtgatacATTTGCATCATAATCATCACAATCTAGAACAAACAAAATTCCgatctgaaaataattttttgaagacaaaacaatttaaaaagacacttttaaacatttttgaaacacaaAAGATGACACCAAAGATAATTCCCATAGTGGTGTTCTGTGCCTATCTttattaatcacaaatacatgCTGAGTAGTGTTTTTTCCCATTTTGTTGGCTTGGTGCCAGTAATATACCCATAAGTGAATACAACAGATGTCACTGGCAAACATCACTTCTCATAAATCTTGCTGATAtaccaacaaacaataacactgAAACACTTCTACCAGTAGACATTACTGTTTCCAATGATAACTTCCTTTTGACAAGCTAATTCTAAAAATATTAGCTTATTACTATTGGTAAAAACACAAAGAATTGCATTCCTGTAGAAATACAAATTCATGCTTTCATGACGTTCCACTAAAGTGGGTCATTCTATGAGCTTTGGCATAGATTCTACgggtctctggaactctactggagggatggaacagcATTCTTCCAAAGGATATTCCCTAATTTGTTTTAATGACAGTGGTGAAGAGCGCTGTGGAGAACACTTTACTTTGGCCATCTTTATCCAAAATCAAGTACAACAGGGTCTGCTCAGCAtttcttttaacaaaaacaaacaaagagagagattcTCAACATCAGGTTTGACTACCTCATGTCCAACCGACAGCCATCTTGTCACAGCAGAAACTGAGTCTATAATCTGGGGTTTAAAGGGGAAGTGACACTTGATATTCAGGCCAAATACTTGCATACTGCCATGTGCTCTTAACTGAGGAGTGACCTCCGTCTGGCCACTacaataaaggcctgattggtggagttCTGCAGAGATGGTGGTCCTACTGGAAGGTACTTTTTACAAAATGCTTGAAACATTTACTCGACAGGTTTTGAAATAATGATCAGATGTTTTCTACAGACCTATTATCACATATTGATGGAAAAGATTTAGTGGCGCAAcagtttgggtgtgtgtattcCCTTTGAAATGGGAAATTAGAATGTGTCATTTCTCTTGCCGTTCCAGCTAGCTTTTCATTTAACCATTCATCcattataatgttttggatGATAAAGGTGTGTGGGTGAAaagtaccataccataccatcttcttccgcttatccggggccgggtcgcgggggcagcagtctaagcagggatgcccagacttccctctccccagacacttcctccagctcttccggggggacaccgaggcgttcccaggccagccgggagacatagtccctccagcgtgtcctaggtcttccccggggtctcctcccggtgggacgggaccggaacaccttcccaggaaggcgttccggaggcatccgaaaaagatgcccaagccacctcagctgacccctctcgatgtggaggagcagcggctctactctgagctcctcccgggtgaccgagcttctcaccctatctctaagggatcgcccggccaccctgcggagaaagctcatttcggccgcctgtatccgggatcttgtcctttcggtcatgacccaaagctcatgaccataggtgagagtaggaacgtagattgactggtaaatcgagagcttcgccttgcggctcagctctttcttcaccacgacagaccgatacatcgactgcattactgcagaagctgcaccgatccgtctgtcaatctcccgttccatccttccctcactcgtgaacaagacccctagatacttaaactcctccacttgaggcaggcactctccaccaacctgaagtgggcaagccacccttttccgactgaggaccatggcctcggatttggaggtactgattttcattcccaccgcttcacacttggctgcaaaccgtcccagcgcatgctgaaggtcctggttagaaggggccaacacgacaacatcatctgcaaagagcagagacgaaattgtgtggtccccaaacctgacaccctccggcccctggctgcgcctagaaattctgtccataaaaattacgaacagaaccggtgacaaagggcagccctgccggagtccaacatgcactgggaacaagtctgacttactgccggcaatgcggaccaagctcctgcttcggttgtacatggacctgacagcccttagcaaaggacccaggaccccatattccccaagcaccctccacaggatgccgcgagggacacagtcgaatgccttctccaaatccacaaaacacatgtggattggttgggcaaactcccatgaaccctccaacaccctgtagagggtatagagctggtccagtgttccacggcccggacgaaaaccacactgttcctcctgaatccgaggttctactatcggccgtattctcctctccagaaccctggcatagactttcccggggaggctgagaagtgtgatccccctatagttggaacacaccctccggtcccccttcttaaaaagagggaccaccacccggtctgccatcccagaggcactgtccccgaccgccacgcgatgttgcacaggcgtgtcaaccaagacagccccacaacatccagagacttgaggtactcagggcggatctcatccacccc
The sequence above is a segment of the Esox lucius isolate fEsoLuc1 chromosome 1, fEsoLuc1.pri, whole genome shotgun sequence genome. Coding sequences within it:
- the LOC114838827 gene encoding sarcoplasmic/endoplasmic reticulum calcium ATPase regulator DWORF-like, with product MGPRASSNVESPRRLFPVLLIVAWIVGCAVIVYFVFA